A window of the Paenibacillus woosongensis genome harbors these coding sequences:
- a CDS encoding ABC transporter substrate-binding protein, whose protein sequence is MNNRYSGKIRKVMTFALAASLTVGLLAGCSSAGKVKDSKEEKVLRIGMLYGSNDDSWFRQQYTDIYEFNNNVRIEIVPAVDQSEYRYRDYSNNEQYVEPDYFEGMKKLMTGNNPVDIIIADTGTLKRLAEENLLKPLDPMIQEDKFDTSDIVPVVIDTLKDIGGDNKLYGLSPTFSSSALFYNKKIFADAGVEPPTDGMTWDEVFDKARVVSKGEGKDRVFGFSFNRYLGSDPYWDMQSSYVTPLELRVYDEKAELMTVNSPQWQKVWDTISKLAKDKTIPSSANMNMEEYYSEDNYSPISGDLFLSGKLAMMISDGYYINEIVEANNNADKIKNYSPVDWDIVTMPVHPEKPGIGSNIWIGNTFSINSAAPNAETAWDFIKFVNGEDFAKLRSRSNSYEMVSRKSFITPKAGQSYNIDAFYQLKPVPPASAAEEKLARDIPGLYNITNSGRPHFQEVLEDKKSVAEALKEWEEKGNKMLLELKKNPKAQFNEDGSVFEMH, encoded by the coding sequence ATGAACAACAGGTATAGTGGAAAAATCCGCAAAGTAATGACTTTCGCTTTGGCTGCGAGTTTAACCGTCGGCTTGCTTGCCGGCTGCAGCAGCGCCGGCAAAGTCAAGGACAGCAAGGAAGAAAAGGTGCTGCGCATCGGTATGCTGTACGGCTCAAACGATGATTCCTGGTTTCGGCAGCAATACACCGATATTTATGAGTTCAATAACAATGTAAGGATCGAAATCGTGCCGGCGGTAGACCAGTCCGAATATCGCTACAGAGATTACAGCAACAATGAACAGTACGTCGAGCCGGATTACTTCGAGGGCATGAAGAAATTGATGACGGGGAACAATCCGGTGGATATCATCATAGCGGATACCGGTACCCTGAAACGGCTGGCCGAGGAGAATTTGCTCAAGCCGCTGGATCCGATGATTCAGGAGGATAAGTTCGATACCTCCGATATTGTGCCGGTAGTCATCGATACGCTTAAGGATATTGGCGGAGACAACAAGCTGTACGGACTCTCGCCGACCTTCAGCTCGTCCGCGTTATTTTATAATAAGAAAATTTTTGCGGATGCAGGAGTCGAACCGCCGACGGACGGCATGACCTGGGATGAGGTGTTCGATAAAGCTCGTGTGGTCTCTAAGGGAGAAGGGAAGGATCGGGTATTCGGCTTCTCCTTCAACCGTTATTTAGGCAGTGATCCTTATTGGGATATGCAAAGCAGTTACGTAACCCCGCTTGAGCTTCGAGTGTACGACGAGAAAGCTGAACTGATGACGGTCAATTCACCGCAATGGCAAAAGGTGTGGGATACGATCAGCAAGCTGGCGAAGGATAAAACCATTCCGAGTTCAGCAAATATGAATATGGAAGAGTATTACTCGGAAGACAATTACAGTCCGATCAGTGGCGATTTGTTCTTGTCGGGCAAGCTCGCCATGATGATCAGTGACGGCTATTATATTAATGAGATCGTAGAAGCCAATAACAATGCAGACAAGATTAAAAATTACAGCCCGGTGGACTGGGATATCGTGACGATGCCGGTGCATCCGGAGAAGCCGGGGATTGGCAGCAATATTTGGATCGGAAATACGTTCTCAATCAACAGTGCCGCTCCAAACGCCGAGACTGCTTGGGATTTCATTAAGTTTGTAAACGGGGAGGATTTCGCTAAGTTGAGATCCCGCAGCAACTCGTATGAAATGGTGTCCCGGAAATCGTTCATTACGCCGAAGGCCGGTCAGTCTTATAATATTGATGCATTTTATCAGTTGAAGCCTGTACCGCCAGCTAGCGCCGCCGAAGAAAAACTAGCGCGTGATATCCCGGGGCTGTATAACATTACGAACTCAGGAAGACCGCATTTCCAGGAAGTGCTTGAGGACAAGAAATCAGTGGCAGAAGCGCTGAAGGAATGGGAAGAGAAGGGGAATAAAATGCTGCTGGAGCTGAAAAAGAACCCGAAAGCCCAGTTTAATGAGGATGGCTCGGTATTTGAAATGCACTAA
- a CDS encoding ABC transporter ATP-binding protein yields the protein MIHCEGLVKIFKTEEIEVVALQGLNLTVEQGEMMAIIGNSGSGKSTLLNILGGLDRPSAGQVHVGGWDLLKIQDDQLVEYKRNTVGFVWQNNARNLLPYLTALENVEMPMLLSGKLDRAYAKQLLEWVGLKDRMHNKLHQLSGGEQQRVAIAISLSNRPKMLLADEPTGSVDTATSDQIMRIFREVNKELGITIVIVTHDLELAGKVDRVVAIRDGLTSTEFVKRNPNLDQASGEPGSQGGGLQEVHEAFVVVDRVGRLQVPKEYLEAVGIGGRASMEFDGEKIVITAPKPLEGDKQ from the coding sequence ATGATTCATTGCGAAGGACTCGTTAAAATCTTTAAGACCGAGGAGATTGAAGTCGTTGCTCTTCAAGGGCTGAATTTGACCGTAGAGCAAGGGGAAATGATGGCGATCATCGGGAACAGCGGCAGCGGCAAATCTACGCTGCTGAACATCCTGGGCGGTCTCGACCGGCCTTCTGCCGGCCAGGTTCATGTCGGGGGCTGGGACTTGCTGAAGATTCAGGACGACCAATTAGTGGAGTACAAACGAAATACCGTCGGTTTTGTATGGCAAAATAATGCGCGAAATCTGCTTCCGTATTTGACGGCGCTGGAGAACGTGGAAATGCCGATGCTGCTGTCCGGCAAGCTGGATCGCGCTTACGCGAAGCAGCTGCTGGAGTGGGTTGGACTCAAGGACAGGATGCATAACAAGCTCCATCAGCTGTCTGGGGGAGAGCAGCAGCGCGTGGCCATCGCCATCTCGCTATCGAACCGGCCGAAGATGCTGCTGGCGGATGAGCCTACGGGCTCGGTCGATACGGCGACCTCCGACCAAATTATGCGAATCTTCCGGGAAGTGAACAAGGAGCTTGGCATTACGATCGTGATCGTCACGCATGATTTGGAATTGGCCGGAAAGGTTGACCGTGTCGTCGCGATTCGGGATGGCTTAACGAGCACCGAGTTCGTAAAACGCAATCCGAATTTGGATCAGGCCAGCGGCGAGCCCGGCTCTCAGGGCGGAGGGCTTCAGGAGGTTCACGAAGCCTTCGTCGTGGTTGACCGGGTGGGCCGCCTGCAGGTTCCTAAGGAATACTTGGAGGCTGTTGGTATCGGAGGCCGGGCCAGCATGGAATTCGACGGGGAGAAAATTGTAATTACAGCACCGAAACCTTTAGAGGGGGATAAGCAATGA
- a CDS encoding ABC transporter permease: protein MGVPLLRLLFRKMWNTKWLTLSTLLGLVVAVSFTVSIPMYSDGALKRVVSNSLKEESKGLPAGSLLMSYQAAGGAKTDFAGLENVHSYIVNEVPEEIGFPQQTFVNTRSIRTSEVYPQDPTKVDASRKRAMSIVSMSGLVEHISITNGKVFSDQVEDGYIDALMLEEAMFRQDLHVGAVMEYPVIGKSDLTLKVRIVGTFQPLQEGDPYWYQGFEGMMNQFYVSEKAFNEGLLTKLTVPLHNSGWYYAFDLREIKTSQLSPLQSTLDRLNVELYQKLKDTKVDISFGGLLNDFRKQSLQMQTLLFTLAAPMIAMVFYYIVMNARQSLDKQQSDIAVLRSRGASTRQIVFIYLLEGLLLGLAAMIIGPLLGWFMSKSIGAADGFLAFVNRKSIPVGFNMDALALGGAAVIIAILATLIPAISYARSSIVNAKQKQARSDRKPGWQRYFLDIVLLGIAGYGYYLFMDRQMITFQTGMTTDELQVQPFLFFVPAIAIFSMGLFFLRVFPWLLKLIGWIGKKWLPVPYYLSLTQLSRSSTSYYPLMILLVLTLGLGVYNASAARTIDVNSTERTLYKYGTDVIMQAVWTGTPEKTTTPPNQGQGGGQGGGQPGGNPGAGGPGGPGGGQGGNTPPAKMVYNEEPPFQAFRELDGVMHAARVLQTKGNIIVSGRSAGQGTLMGIDNTDFAQVAWFRNDLFPAHPFQYLNLLGMNEAAAIIPSNFAEKHKLKQGDIFSVSLTDGAIELAVYGIVPYWPSQYPDEKPFIIANLDYINDQLPLIPYQVWLKMEEGAKVAPLMEKLKEKQIELYSVEDVRTVLSVQSKHPTRGGVFGILSLGFLVSVIVSLIGYVLYWFFNLSGRVVQFGILRAMGLSKKQLTLMLLAEQILTAGLSIVLGIAIGKVVGKLYLPFLQTADNVTTQVPPFRIIFDSKDTFQLYVVVFVMLALGAGLLFWQIRRLRVHQAVKMGEER from the coding sequence ATGGGTGTTCCTTTATTACGCTTGCTGTTCCGCAAAATGTGGAACACGAAATGGTTGACGCTTAGTACGTTGTTGGGACTTGTCGTCGCTGTCTCATTCACAGTAAGCATACCGATGTACTCGGATGGGGCATTAAAGCGGGTTGTCTCGAATTCTTTGAAGGAAGAAAGCAAGGGTTTGCCTGCCGGCTCCCTGCTGATGAGCTATCAGGCTGCGGGCGGAGCAAAGACGGATTTTGCCGGTCTGGAGAACGTTCATTCGTATATCGTAAATGAAGTGCCTGAGGAGATCGGATTCCCGCAGCAAACTTTTGTTAATACGCGTTCTATTCGTACGTCTGAGGTGTACCCTCAAGATCCGACAAAGGTGGATGCCAGCCGAAAAAGAGCGATGTCCATCGTCTCGATGAGCGGTCTTGTGGAACATATTTCAATCACAAACGGGAAAGTGTTCTCGGACCAAGTCGAGGACGGATATATAGATGCCTTGATGCTGGAAGAAGCGATGTTTCGCCAAGATCTGCATGTCGGCGCGGTGATGGAATATCCCGTGATTGGCAAATCAGACCTGACTCTTAAAGTAAGAATCGTGGGCACATTCCAGCCTTTGCAAGAGGGCGATCCTTATTGGTATCAAGGCTTTGAAGGCATGATGAACCAGTTTTACGTCAGCGAGAAAGCTTTTAATGAGGGATTGCTAACAAAATTAACGGTGCCGCTGCACAACTCCGGGTGGTACTACGCATTCGATCTTAGGGAGATCAAGACGAGCCAGCTGTCACCGCTCCAGAGCACGCTGGATCGCCTGAACGTAGAGCTGTACCAGAAGCTGAAGGATACAAAGGTGGATATTTCTTTCGGCGGTTTGTTGAATGATTTCCGCAAACAAAGCCTGCAGATGCAAACGCTGCTGTTCACATTGGCCGCTCCGATGATTGCTATGGTGTTCTATTATATCGTCATGAATGCGCGCCAATCGCTCGACAAACAGCAAAGCGACATTGCCGTGCTGCGAAGCCGCGGAGCTTCGACGAGGCAGATCGTGTTCATCTATCTGCTGGAAGGGCTGCTGCTCGGGCTGGCGGCGATGATTATTGGTCCGCTGCTCGGCTGGTTCATGTCCAAGAGCATCGGGGCGGCTGACGGCTTCCTGGCCTTCGTGAACCGCAAGTCGATTCCAGTGGGCTTTAATATGGACGCCTTGGCTCTAGGCGGCGCTGCCGTCATTATTGCAATTCTAGCCACGCTGATACCAGCTATTTCATATGCGAGGTCTTCGATTGTCAATGCGAAGCAAAAACAGGCCCGCTCGGACCGGAAGCCCGGCTGGCAGCGGTATTTTCTGGACATCGTCCTGCTTGGCATTGCGGGTTATGGATATTACCTGTTCATGGACCGTCAAATGATCACGTTCCAGACAGGGATGACCACGGATGAGCTGCAGGTTCAGCCGTTCCTGTTCTTCGTGCCGGCTATTGCGATATTCTCAATGGGTTTGTTTTTCCTGCGCGTATTCCCGTGGCTGCTCAAGCTGATCGGCTGGATCGGGAAAAAGTGGCTGCCGGTGCCCTATTATTTAAGTCTGACGCAGTTATCACGTTCGTCGACATCCTATTATCCGCTCATGATTTTGCTCGTTCTGACTTTGGGCCTCGGGGTTTATAACGCCTCGGCCGCCCGGACGATCGATGTGAATTCGACGGAACGGACACTTTATAAATATGGGACAGATGTAATTATGCAGGCCGTTTGGACAGGAACGCCAGAGAAAACGACAACGCCTCCAAACCAAGGCCAGGGTGGCGGACAGGGCGGCGGACAGCCAGGAGGAAATCCCGGGGCTGGCGGACCTGGCGGACCTGGCGGCGGTCAAGGCGGGAATACCCCGCCAGCGAAGATGGTATATAATGAAGAACCGCCGTTTCAGGCCTTCCGTGAACTGGATGGCGTGATGCATGCCGCTCGCGTGCTGCAGACGAAAGGGAACATCATCGTTTCGGGGCGCTCGGCCGGCCAGGGAACTTTAATGGGGATCGACAATACGGATTTTGCACAGGTTGCCTGGTTCCGGAACGATTTGTTCCCGGCACATCCATTTCAGTATTTGAATTTATTAGGAATGAATGAAGCCGCTGCGATTATTCCGTCCAATTTTGCCGAGAAGCATAAATTGAAGCAGGGCGATATTTTCTCCGTATCGTTAACGGATGGCGCCATTGAATTGGCCGTCTATGGCATTGTGCCTTACTGGCCGAGCCAGTACCCTGACGAGAAGCCTTTTATTATCGCCAATTTGGACTACATCAACGATCAGCTTCCGCTTATTCCATATCAGGTATGGCTTAAGATGGAGGAGGGAGCGAAAGTGGCCCCACTGATGGAGAAATTGAAGGAGAAGCAAATCGAACTTTATTCCGTAGAGGATGTGCGCACCGTATTATCCGTGCAGAGCAAGCATCCTACCCGCGGCGGGGTGTTCGGCATCCTTAGCCTCGGATTCCTCGTATCCGTTATCGTGTCTTTGATCGGTTATGTGCTGTACTGGTTCTTCAATCTGTCGGGCCGTGTCGTGCAATTCGGTATTTTGCGGGCGATGGGATTGTCGAAGAAGCAGCTTACATTGATGCTATTGGCCGAACAAATATTGACCGCCGGCTTATCCATTGTGCTTGGCATCGCCATTGGCAAGGTGGTCGGTAAACTGTATTTGCCGTTCCTGCAAACCGCCGATAACGTAACGACCCAGGTTCCGCCGTTCAGAATCATCTTCGATTCCAAGGATACGTTCCAGCTCTATGTCGTAGTATTTGTCATGCTGGCGCTGGGAGCCGGTCTTCTGTTCTGGCAAATTCGCAGATTGCGGGTGCATCAAGCGGTCAAGATGGGAGAGGAGCGGTAA
- a CDS encoding efflux RND transporter periplasmic adaptor subunit has product MFMKWWMENLSNKKAWLRTLSLLSLCIVLVGASGCGLLPNEEEEENLPVITPPTISKKPEYEVRKEPIELDVKGTGKVLSQREEQLYFSDDKGATRIKNVRVKAGDKVAAGDILIELDVEELQKQLRKKRLDFRKQEIAMKEALRTKDEKEEYEFEESAIVFEEARQELVDLEQQIADGTLRAPFAGTIVSLKAEKGGTIKAYESLGVISDTSALVVGATFSKDDLQKLAVGMKATVDINTFGKFDGKVKVMPSSTDSGNNGGNNGGGQNGTPPEKDSIDKYLIVELDKWPEDLGRGAMLTVRIVTQRIEDAVVIPISALRTVGSRTYVQVIEPDGTKREADVEVGVQTPTDVQIVKGLEPGQKVVGR; this is encoded by the coding sequence ATGTTTATGAAATGGTGGATGGAAAATTTATCGAATAAGAAGGCATGGCTCCGGACGCTGAGCCTGTTGTCATTATGTATTGTCCTAGTTGGCGCGTCCGGCTGCGGATTGCTGCCAAATGAAGAGGAGGAAGAGAATCTGCCGGTGATTACCCCGCCAACGATTTCGAAGAAGCCGGAATACGAGGTCCGGAAGGAACCGATTGAGCTGGACGTGAAAGGGACGGGGAAAGTGCTGAGTCAGCGGGAAGAGCAGCTGTATTTTTCTGATGATAAAGGGGCCACCCGTATTAAGAACGTCCGGGTGAAAGCCGGGGATAAGGTTGCCGCAGGCGACATTCTGATCGAACTGGACGTCGAGGAGCTGCAGAAGCAGCTTCGCAAGAAGCGCCTGGACTTCCGCAAGCAGGAGATCGCGATGAAGGAAGCGCTGCGCACGAAGGACGAGAAAGAGGAATATGAATTCGAGGAATCCGCCATCGTGTTCGAGGAAGCGCGCCAGGAGTTGGTCGATCTCGAGCAGCAAATTGCGGACGGAACTTTACGGGCACCGTTTGCGGGCACAATCGTGTCCTTAAAGGCAGAGAAGGGCGGTACGATCAAGGCCTATGAATCACTTGGCGTCATCTCCGATACTTCGGCGCTTGTGGTTGGCGCCACGTTCAGCAAGGATGATCTGCAGAAGCTTGCCGTCGGGATGAAGGCCACCGTTGATATTAATACGTTTGGCAAATTTGACGGAAAGGTTAAAGTTATGCCTTCCTCAACAGATAGCGGCAACAATGGGGGCAATAACGGCGGAGGTCAAAATGGAACCCCTCCGGAGAAGGACTCTATTGATAAGTACCTGATCGTTGAATTGGATAAATGGCCTGAAGATCTGGGACGTGGTGCGATGCTGACCGTAAGGATCGTCACCCAGCGTATTGAGGATGCGGTGGTGATTCCGATTTCGGCACTGCGGACAGTAGGGTCGCGTACTTACGTACAGGTGATCGAGCCGGACGGAACGAAGCGCGAAGCGGACGTTGAGGTAGGAGTTCAAACTCCGACTGATGTGCAGATTGTAAAAGGACTAGAGCCGGGGCAGAAAGTAGTGGGTCGCTAA
- a CDS encoding ABC transporter ATP-binding protein, which translates to MRWFRKTVKSEQSDDQDVSVISNNAAPEEPARELENAGQGLEEAAAAKMAAVPENNVATPKSSEPILSVREVHRTFPVGGTDLHVLKGINMEVRSGQLVMLKGRSGSGKTTLLNMLGGLDQPTKGEILFRGQPLHQLSDDKRTILRRDQIGFIFQAYALLPLLSAWENVELSLRMAGVPPQEWKPRVTQCLELVGLGKRMFHRPFEMSGGEQQRVAIAKAIAHRPKLLLADEPTANLDSQMGAQVMSVFKNIIHTEQVTICMTTHDPTILEVADHVYEMVDGKFIE; encoded by the coding sequence ATGCGATGGTTTCGCAAAACGGTAAAATCAGAACAATCCGATGATCAAGATGTGAGCGTTATCTCGAATAATGCTGCACCAGAGGAACCCGCCCGAGAGCTCGAGAACGCGGGACAGGGGCTTGAGGAAGCTGCCGCCGCGAAGATGGCCGCAGTGCCGGAGAATAACGTGGCGACCCCGAAATCTTCGGAGCCCATTCTGTCGGTAAGGGAAGTTCACCGGACGTTTCCGGTAGGCGGGACCGATCTTCATGTGCTGAAGGGCATTAACATGGAGGTTCGATCCGGCCAGCTTGTGATGCTTAAGGGCCGATCCGGCTCTGGAAAAACGACGCTGCTCAACATGCTGGGCGGACTCGATCAGCCTACGAAAGGGGAAATCCTGTTCCGCGGGCAGCCGCTGCACCAGCTTAGCGACGACAAGCGTACGATATTGCGCCGCGACCAGATCGGCTTCATCTTCCAGGCCTATGCATTGCTGCCGCTGCTGTCGGCATGGGAGAACGTAGAGCTGTCGCTTCGGATGGCTGGCGTGCCTCCGCAGGAATGGAAGCCGCGCGTGACGCAGTGCCTGGAGCTGGTAGGGCTCGGCAAGAGAATGTTTCACCGCCCGTTCGAGATGTCGGGGGGAGAACAGCAGCGCGTAGCGATCGCCAAAGCCATTGCCCATCGCCCCAAGCTGCTTCTTGCGGATGAACCGACAGCCAACCTGGATTCCCAGATGGGTGCACAGGTGATGTCAGTATTCAAAAATATCATACATACGGAACAAGTGACGATTTGTATGACGACTCACGATCCTACAATCTTGGAGGTAGCAGACCATGTTTATGAAATGGTGGATGGAAAATTTATCGAATAA
- a CDS encoding S-layer homology domain-containing protein, with amino-acid sequence MKRRAKLFLLITMTLFVSISCNLQTPTIALTQGAPFQDIGDSYAKTEIAALYRDNIMAGVKPGFFAPKQPMTRAQFLTTLVRLLRLTPVQAKVPAYSDVASSSWYYGYIQAATEIGLASGTGAGTFSPDRPLSRQEAAAWIVRAFKQQPSSATALSPYRDQSEIAPWALPYVNTVTKLQFMGGYERMFQPNQPLSRQEAASLLYRIQAHKPWMDEIGKEMSPKIQIGWQYGQTTQQYEHNVLNSNVNVLSPRWFFLEKGGKLQDYSDPSLITWAKQQDKAVWAMLGNRFDMEATHELLASSAETADFTRSIVSTVQKYGLQGINVDFENVKPEDRPYFTRFIKLLGEQMHSAGAVLSVNVSPELGSDWTAAFDYAAIGKYADYVVLMGYDEHWAGGSYAGSVSSLPWVRSGLDTLRQDVPDHKLILALPFYNRDWTTKGSSSNAALASTDITLQEQTDLMVRYKFRPIWNENLGQYNAAYTSGAAHRLWLEDSRSLSLKYQMAASRGIAGYAYWHIGGETPDVWTSLSNAERYSTYLFHSFDL; translated from the coding sequence ATGAAGCGGCGCGCAAAACTATTTCTTCTCATTACTATGACGCTTTTTGTTTCCATAAGTTGCAATCTTCAGACACCAACCATAGCTCTGACTCAGGGAGCACCGTTTCAGGACATTGGCGACAGCTATGCCAAAACAGAAATCGCCGCCCTTTACCGGGATAATATCATGGCCGGAGTCAAACCCGGATTTTTTGCTCCCAAACAGCCGATGACCCGGGCACAATTTCTCACGACGCTCGTTCGCCTGCTTCGCCTCACTCCGGTTCAAGCCAAGGTGCCCGCCTATAGCGATGTTGCTTCGTCTTCCTGGTATTACGGCTATATCCAGGCCGCCACGGAAATCGGCCTTGCCTCAGGAACAGGCGCAGGTACATTCAGTCCGGACCGGCCGCTGAGCCGCCAAGAAGCGGCGGCCTGGATTGTTCGTGCATTCAAGCAGCAGCCGAGCTCAGCAACAGCGTTATCCCCGTACCGCGATCAATCGGAAATCGCCCCGTGGGCGCTGCCTTATGTTAATACGGTCACGAAGCTGCAATTCATGGGTGGTTACGAGAGAATGTTCCAGCCGAATCAACCGTTATCCCGCCAAGAGGCAGCCTCACTACTGTACCGAATACAGGCGCACAAGCCATGGATGGATGAAATCGGCAAAGAGATGAGCCCAAAAATTCAAATAGGCTGGCAATACGGACAGACTACGCAGCAATATGAACATAACGTTCTAAACTCTAACGTAAATGTCTTGTCTCCACGCTGGTTTTTCTTGGAAAAAGGGGGCAAGCTGCAGGACTACTCGGATCCTTCTCTCATCACATGGGCCAAGCAGCAGGACAAAGCGGTATGGGCTATGCTGGGGAACCGCTTCGATATGGAAGCCACCCATGAGCTTCTGGCCTCGTCCGCCGAAACGGCCGACTTTACCCGCAGTATCGTGTCCACCGTGCAGAAATACGGCCTTCAGGGAATTAACGTCGACTTTGAAAACGTAAAACCCGAAGATCGTCCCTATTTCACCCGTTTCATCAAGCTGCTGGGCGAGCAAATGCATAGCGCCGGCGCCGTCCTATCGGTAAATGTCTCGCCAGAGTTAGGCAGTGACTGGACAGCGGCTTTCGATTACGCGGCCATCGGCAAATATGCGGATTACGTCGTGCTTATGGGATATGATGAGCATTGGGCAGGCGGGAGCTATGCGGGATCCGTCTCCTCTCTGCCTTGGGTGCGCAGCGGTCTTGATACGCTGCGGCAGGACGTGCCTGATCATAAGCTCATTTTGGCTCTGCCTTTCTACAATCGAGACTGGACAACCAAAGGAAGCAGCTCGAACGCAGCTCTTGCTTCGACGGATATCACCCTGCAGGAGCAGACTGATCTGATGGTGCGTTATAAATTCCGGCCTATATGGAACGAGAACCTCGGCCAGTACAACGCCGCCTACACCAGCGGAGCAGCCCATAGACTATGGCTCGAGGATTCCCGGTCTCTATCGCTTAAATATCAGATGGCTGCAAGCCGGGGCATCGCCGGCTATGCTTACTGGCACATCGGCGGCGAAACGCCGGATGTTTGGACAAGCCTGAGCAATGCGGAACGTTATTCCACGTACTTATTTCATTCATTCGATTTATAA
- the pyrE gene encoding orotate phosphoribosyltransferase — protein MINTNQIALEVAGKLLDIEAVALRPHQPFTWTSGLKSPIYCDNRLTMSYPEIRDLIAESFAGIIRSTYPQAEVIAGTATAGIPHAAFVSQKLGLPMIYVRDKAKGHGKENLIEGLVKPGQKVIVIEDLISTGGSSIKAAQAVREAGAEPLAVLAIFSYQLDKGTQAFAEAGIPLQTLSNYTALIDVAVQRGDIQPEDLELLNSWRQNPASLK, from the coding sequence ATGATAAATACAAATCAAATCGCTTTAGAGGTAGCAGGGAAATTGCTGGACATTGAGGCGGTCGCTCTGCGGCCGCACCAGCCCTTTACTTGGACTTCGGGCCTCAAGTCACCGATTTATTGCGATAACCGCCTGACGATGTCCTATCCGGAAATCCGCGATCTCATTGCCGAATCGTTTGCAGGCATTATTCGCAGTACTTATCCGCAGGCAGAGGTGATTGCGGGTACGGCTACGGCGGGGATTCCCCATGCGGCCTTCGTTTCCCAAAAGCTTGGGTTGCCGATGATTTATGTTCGCGACAAGGCGAAGGGCCACGGCAAGGAAAATTTAATTGAAGGCTTGGTCAAACCTGGGCAGAAGGTCATTGTCATCGAGGATCTGATCTCGACTGGCGGCAGCTCGATCAAAGCGGCACAAGCCGTACGCGAGGCGGGTGCTGAACCGCTGGCCGTGCTGGCCATCTTTAGCTATCAGCTGGATAAGGGGACGCAAGCGTTTGCTGAAGCTGGTATCCCGTTGCAAACCTTGTCCAACTATACGGCATTGATTGATGTGGCCGTACAGCGCGGCGACATTCAGCCGGAAGACCTGGAGCTATTAAATTCATGGCGGCAAAACCCGGCGTCGTTAAAGTGA